The Arachis hypogaea cultivar Tifrunner chromosome 16, arahy.Tifrunner.gnm2.J5K5, whole genome shotgun sequence genome contains a region encoding:
- the LOC112758179 gene encoding uncharacterized protein isoform X1 → MWRQNILRHNHDSDQSISDDDVDEPDGACPNDVISVKTLKASAAASSKEELPLPVRLDFLKGISNQILAGTSSSLSIKEPTDTPPEDEVEMPEFNEGDSSSILGEVAANSSDEEVIQDEGNTVLSIRELRKYGPQFVRHKQVRVSNERSEAVLPLKESSSCSALHASTSRANRCGVWRKAKSRISMSSLSHKCENSGPSMSDRLPEKKADGPWASATLDSNHTEDNDGVELSSDTEPAETEAIAPGPNLPSMADLFENLQDKTHLAFPVSTFQYFPHGQTRGKIGHTVQKRGRSDLPDMIADSEDSPDLVDSGSSSDNEESDQHMRITFCGKKTQTMADRFQEALGTSSIIAEGTHVGVHNSLRAGIFGKLQQVMQTEKERDLDFWKKLQSGARPDSELGCFDVKIISRYLDGKLTVCHCSFGKFREHFLSTNNRESTIIFSPRVCDNVDLEVGNLIRIHPPWKEIQVGNDRMILCTYFSQI, encoded by the exons ATGTGGCGCCAAAATATACTCCGT CACAATCACGACTCAGATCAAAGCATTTCCG ATGACGACGTAGATGAGCCAGACGGCGCTTGTCCAAACGACGTCATTTCGGTAAAAACCTTAAAAGCCTCTGCCGCTGCCTCCAGCAAG GAAGAACTGCCTCTTCCAGTGCGGTTGGATTTTCTAAAAG GAATCTCGAATCAAATTTTGGCTGGGACAAGCAGCAGTTTGTCAATTAAG GAACCAACAGATACACCTCCCGAAGATGAGGTTGAAATGCCTGAATTCAATGAGGGTGACAGCAGTAGCATATTGGGGGAGGTAGCTGCcaattcaagtgacgaagaagtAATTCAGGATGAG GGTAACACTGTCCTGTCGATTAGAGAGCTTCGCAAGTATGGTCCTCAATTCGTCAGACACAAACAAGTTCGAGTTTCTAATGAAAGATCTGAAGCAGTGTTACCTCTCAAAGAAAGTTCTTCATGCTCAGCATTACATGCTTCCACCTCCAGAGCAAACCGATGTG GTGTTTGGAGGAAAGCTAAGTCAAGAATTTCAATGTCATCATTGTCACACAAATGTGAGAATTCTGGTCCTTCAATGTCTGATAGATTGCCTGAAAAGAAAGCTGATGGACCTTGGGCTTCTGCAACCTTGGACAGTAATCATACTGAAGATAATGATGGTGTGGAATTAAGTTCAGATACTGAGCCGGCTGAAACAGAAGCCATTGCACCAGGACCTAATCTACCCTCAATGGCTGACCTATTTGAAAATCTCCAAGACAAAACACATCTA GCCTTTCCTGTCTCTACGTTTCAGTATTTTCCACATGGTCAAACCAGAGGAAAAATAGGGCACACTGTTCAGAAGAGGGGTAGATCCGACCTGCCAGATATGATTGCTGACAGTGAAGACTCCCCTGATCTCGTGGATAGTGGATCATCAAGTGACAATGAG GAGAGCGATCAACATATGAGGATTACTTTCTGTGGAAAGAAAACGCAGACCATGGCAGATCGATTTCAGGAAGCTTTAGGGACTTCGTCTATTATTGCCGAAGGGACTCATGTTGGTGTACATAATTCATTGAG AGCTGGAATATTTGGCAAGCTGCAGCAGGTCATGcagacagagaaagaaagagatttGGACTTTTGGAAAAAGCTACAATCTGGAGCTAGACCAGATA GTGAACTTGGCTGCTTTGATGTGAAAATCATTTCAAGATACTTGGATGGAAAGCTGACTGTTTGTCATTGTTCATTTGGCAAGTTCAGAGAG CATTTTCTATCAACAAATAACAGAGAAAGCACCATCATCTTTAGTCCAAGGGTTTGTGACAATGTTGACCTTGAAGTTGGGAACTTGATCCGTATTCATCCGCCATG GAAGGAGATTCAGGTGGGAAATGACCGTATGATATTGTgcacatatttctcccaaatttaa
- the LOC112758179 gene encoding uncharacterized protein isoform X2, translating to MWRQNILRHNHDSDQSISDDDVDEPDGACPNDVISVKTLKASAAASSKEELPLPVRLDFLKGISNQILAGTSSSLSIKEPTDTPPEDEVEMPEFNEGDSSSILGEVAANSSDEEVIQDEGNTVLSIRELRKYGPQFVRHKQVRVSNERSEAVLPLKESSSCSALHASTSRANRCGVWRKAKSRISMSSLSHKCENSGPSMSDRLPEKKADGPWASATLDSNHTEDNDGVELSSDTEPAETEAIAPGPNLPSMADLFENLQDKTHLYFPHGQTRGKIGHTVQKRGRSDLPDMIADSEDSPDLVDSGSSSDNEESDQHMRITFCGKKTQTMADRFQEALGTSSIIAEGTHVGVHNSLRAGIFGKLQQVMQTEKERDLDFWKKLQSGARPDSELGCFDVKIISRYLDGKLTVCHCSFGKFREHFLSTNNRESTIIFSPRVCDNVDLEVGNLIRIHPPWKEIQVGNDRMILCTYFSQI from the exons ATGTGGCGCCAAAATATACTCCGT CACAATCACGACTCAGATCAAAGCATTTCCG ATGACGACGTAGATGAGCCAGACGGCGCTTGTCCAAACGACGTCATTTCGGTAAAAACCTTAAAAGCCTCTGCCGCTGCCTCCAGCAAG GAAGAACTGCCTCTTCCAGTGCGGTTGGATTTTCTAAAAG GAATCTCGAATCAAATTTTGGCTGGGACAAGCAGCAGTTTGTCAATTAAG GAACCAACAGATACACCTCCCGAAGATGAGGTTGAAATGCCTGAATTCAATGAGGGTGACAGCAGTAGCATATTGGGGGAGGTAGCTGCcaattcaagtgacgaagaagtAATTCAGGATGAG GGTAACACTGTCCTGTCGATTAGAGAGCTTCGCAAGTATGGTCCTCAATTCGTCAGACACAAACAAGTTCGAGTTTCTAATGAAAGATCTGAAGCAGTGTTACCTCTCAAAGAAAGTTCTTCATGCTCAGCATTACATGCTTCCACCTCCAGAGCAAACCGATGTG GTGTTTGGAGGAAAGCTAAGTCAAGAATTTCAATGTCATCATTGTCACACAAATGTGAGAATTCTGGTCCTTCAATGTCTGATAGATTGCCTGAAAAGAAAGCTGATGGACCTTGGGCTTCTGCAACCTTGGACAGTAATCATACTGAAGATAATGATGGTGTGGAATTAAGTTCAGATACTGAGCCGGCTGAAACAGAAGCCATTGCACCAGGACCTAATCTACCCTCAATGGCTGACCTATTTGAAAATCTCCAAGACAAAACACATCTA TATTTTCCACATGGTCAAACCAGAGGAAAAATAGGGCACACTGTTCAGAAGAGGGGTAGATCCGACCTGCCAGATATGATTGCTGACAGTGAAGACTCCCCTGATCTCGTGGATAGTGGATCATCAAGTGACAATGAG GAGAGCGATCAACATATGAGGATTACTTTCTGTGGAAAGAAAACGCAGACCATGGCAGATCGATTTCAGGAAGCTTTAGGGACTTCGTCTATTATTGCCGAAGGGACTCATGTTGGTGTACATAATTCATTGAG AGCTGGAATATTTGGCAAGCTGCAGCAGGTCATGcagacagagaaagaaagagatttGGACTTTTGGAAAAAGCTACAATCTGGAGCTAGACCAGATA GTGAACTTGGCTGCTTTGATGTGAAAATCATTTCAAGATACTTGGATGGAAAGCTGACTGTTTGTCATTGTTCATTTGGCAAGTTCAGAGAG CATTTTCTATCAACAAATAACAGAGAAAGCACCATCATCTTTAGTCCAAGGGTTTGTGACAATGTTGACCTTGAAGTTGGGAACTTGATCCGTATTCATCCGCCATG GAAGGAGATTCAGGTGGGAAATGACCGTATGATATTGTgcacatatttctcccaaatttaa
- the LOC112758179 gene encoding uncharacterized protein isoform X4 translates to MPEFNEGDSSSILGEVAANSSDEEVIQDEGNTVLSIRELRKYGPQFVRHKQVRVSNERSEAVLPLKESSSCSALHASTSRANRCGVWRKAKSRISMSSLSHKCENSGPSMSDRLPEKKADGPWASATLDSNHTEDNDGVELSSDTEPAETEAIAPGPNLPSMADLFENLQDKTHLYFPHGQTRGKIGHTVQKRGRSDLPDMIADSEDSPDLVDSGSSSDNEESDQHMRITFCGKKTQTMADRFQEALGTSSIIAEGTHVGVHNSLRAGIFGKLQQVMQTEKERDLDFWKKLQSGARPDSELGCFDVKIISRYLDGKLTVCHCSFGKFREHFLSTNNRESTIIFSPRVCDNVDLEVGNLIRIHPPWKEIQVGNDRMILCTYFSQI, encoded by the exons ATGCCTGAATTCAATGAGGGTGACAGCAGTAGCATATTGGGGGAGGTAGCTGCcaattcaagtgacgaagaagtAATTCAGGATGAG GGTAACACTGTCCTGTCGATTAGAGAGCTTCGCAAGTATGGTCCTCAATTCGTCAGACACAAACAAGTTCGAGTTTCTAATGAAAGATCTGAAGCAGTGTTACCTCTCAAAGAAAGTTCTTCATGCTCAGCATTACATGCTTCCACCTCCAGAGCAAACCGATGTG GTGTTTGGAGGAAAGCTAAGTCAAGAATTTCAATGTCATCATTGTCACACAAATGTGAGAATTCTGGTCCTTCAATGTCTGATAGATTGCCTGAAAAGAAAGCTGATGGACCTTGGGCTTCTGCAACCTTGGACAGTAATCATACTGAAGATAATGATGGTGTGGAATTAAGTTCAGATACTGAGCCGGCTGAAACAGAAGCCATTGCACCAGGACCTAATCTACCCTCAATGGCTGACCTATTTGAAAATCTCCAAGACAAAACACATCTA TATTTTCCACATGGTCAAACCAGAGGAAAAATAGGGCACACTGTTCAGAAGAGGGGTAGATCCGACCTGCCAGATATGATTGCTGACAGTGAAGACTCCCCTGATCTCGTGGATAGTGGATCATCAAGTGACAATGAG GAGAGCGATCAACATATGAGGATTACTTTCTGTGGAAAGAAAACGCAGACCATGGCAGATCGATTTCAGGAAGCTTTAGGGACTTCGTCTATTATTGCCGAAGGGACTCATGTTGGTGTACATAATTCATTGAG AGCTGGAATATTTGGCAAGCTGCAGCAGGTCATGcagacagagaaagaaagagatttGGACTTTTGGAAAAAGCTACAATCTGGAGCTAGACCAGATA GTGAACTTGGCTGCTTTGATGTGAAAATCATTTCAAGATACTTGGATGGAAAGCTGACTGTTTGTCATTGTTCATTTGGCAAGTTCAGAGAG CATTTTCTATCAACAAATAACAGAGAAAGCACCATCATCTTTAGTCCAAGGGTTTGTGACAATGTTGACCTTGAAGTTGGGAACTTGATCCGTATTCATCCGCCATG GAAGGAGATTCAGGTGGGAAATGACCGTATGATATTGTgcacatatttctcccaaatttaa
- the LOC112758179 gene encoding uncharacterized protein isoform X3, translated as MPEFNEGDSSSILGEVAANSSDEEVIQDEGNTVLSIRELRKYGPQFVRHKQVRVSNERSEAVLPLKESSSCSALHASTSRANRCGVWRKAKSRISMSSLSHKCENSGPSMSDRLPEKKADGPWASATLDSNHTEDNDGVELSSDTEPAETEAIAPGPNLPSMADLFENLQDKTHLAFPVSTFQYFPHGQTRGKIGHTVQKRGRSDLPDMIADSEDSPDLVDSGSSSDNEESDQHMRITFCGKKTQTMADRFQEALGTSSIIAEGTHVGVHNSLRAGIFGKLQQVMQTEKERDLDFWKKLQSGARPDSELGCFDVKIISRYLDGKLTVCHCSFGKFREHFLSTNNRESTIIFSPRVCDNVDLEVGNLIRIHPPWKEIQVGNDRMILCTYFSQI; from the exons ATGCCTGAATTCAATGAGGGTGACAGCAGTAGCATATTGGGGGAGGTAGCTGCcaattcaagtgacgaagaagtAATTCAGGATGAG GGTAACACTGTCCTGTCGATTAGAGAGCTTCGCAAGTATGGTCCTCAATTCGTCAGACACAAACAAGTTCGAGTTTCTAATGAAAGATCTGAAGCAGTGTTACCTCTCAAAGAAAGTTCTTCATGCTCAGCATTACATGCTTCCACCTCCAGAGCAAACCGATGTG GTGTTTGGAGGAAAGCTAAGTCAAGAATTTCAATGTCATCATTGTCACACAAATGTGAGAATTCTGGTCCTTCAATGTCTGATAGATTGCCTGAAAAGAAAGCTGATGGACCTTGGGCTTCTGCAACCTTGGACAGTAATCATACTGAAGATAATGATGGTGTGGAATTAAGTTCAGATACTGAGCCGGCTGAAACAGAAGCCATTGCACCAGGACCTAATCTACCCTCAATGGCTGACCTATTTGAAAATCTCCAAGACAAAACACATCTA GCCTTTCCTGTCTCTACGTTTCAGTATTTTCCACATGGTCAAACCAGAGGAAAAATAGGGCACACTGTTCAGAAGAGGGGTAGATCCGACCTGCCAGATATGATTGCTGACAGTGAAGACTCCCCTGATCTCGTGGATAGTGGATCATCAAGTGACAATGAG GAGAGCGATCAACATATGAGGATTACTTTCTGTGGAAAGAAAACGCAGACCATGGCAGATCGATTTCAGGAAGCTTTAGGGACTTCGTCTATTATTGCCGAAGGGACTCATGTTGGTGTACATAATTCATTGAG AGCTGGAATATTTGGCAAGCTGCAGCAGGTCATGcagacagagaaagaaagagatttGGACTTTTGGAAAAAGCTACAATCTGGAGCTAGACCAGATA GTGAACTTGGCTGCTTTGATGTGAAAATCATTTCAAGATACTTGGATGGAAAGCTGACTGTTTGTCATTGTTCATTTGGCAAGTTCAGAGAG CATTTTCTATCAACAAATAACAGAGAAAGCACCATCATCTTTAGTCCAAGGGTTTGTGACAATGTTGACCTTGAAGTTGGGAACTTGATCCGTATTCATCCGCCATG GAAGGAGATTCAGGTGGGAAATGACCGTATGATATTGTgcacatatttctcccaaatttaa
- the LOC112758180 gene encoding MATH domain and coiled-coil domain-containing protein At3g58360 has product MSSLLMDMPPDNPVLSIRHMRGRKSPPSQYAFEIKSFSLLAKASIEKVTSEEFEAGDCKWSLSIYPTGNKRRAGEGHVSIYLALTDPSSLPLDWEVNAIVNFSLYNFHEDAYVTTQDASTRRFHVLKTEWGIAKFIDLHTFYDSSNGYLIEDTCVFGAEVFVVKTTNKGDCLSMIKEPATLSHSWKFKNYSLANLDKYESPPFLAGDYKWKIRVYPNGTLEGKGNSISMFLALDTSTLPPNAKLLMDYTVRAKDQIGGHHAEAKACCKFSHSSAAWGSRQLVALAKFKDPSSGFLVGDSCILEAEFRVLGLINPLTGIII; this is encoded by the exons atgtccTCGTTACTCATGGACATGCCACCTGATAATCCAGTGTTATCGATCAGACACATGAGAG GAAGAAAATCTCCACCAAGTCAATATGCGTTCGAGATCAAATCCTTCTCATTGCTTGCGAAGGCCTCAATAGAAAAAGTAACCTCAGAAGAATTTGAAGCTGGGGACTGTAAATG GAGTCTCTCAATATACCCCACCGGGAACAAAAGGAGAGCAGGGGAAGGCCATGTTTCCATTTACTTGGCGCTTACGGATCCAAGTTCGTTACCTCTTGATTGGGAGGTTAACGCCATTGTCAACTTTTCTCTCTATAATTTCCACGAGGACGCATATGTCACAACACAAG ATGCAAGCACTAGGCGTTTCCATGTCCTGAAAACAGAATGGGGTATTGCAAAATTTATTGACCTTCACACATTTTACGATTCTTCAAACGGATACTTGATTGAAGATACATGTGTTTTTGGAGCTGAGGTTTTCGTTGTCAAGACCACAAACAAAGGGGATTGTTTATCAATGATAAAAGAACCTGCTACTCTTTCCCATAGTTGGAAGTTCAAAAACTATTCCTTGGCAAATCTAGACAAGTACGAGTCCCCGCCGTTTCTCGCCGGAGACTATAAATG GAAGATTCGTGTATACCCGAATGGAACACTTGAGGGTAAGGGCAATAGCATTTCAATGTTTTTAGCACTAGACACATCAACTCTCCCACCCAATGCTAAATTGCTTATGGATTACACTGTGCGTGCAAAAGACCAAATTGGTGGGCACCATGCTGAAGCAAAAG CTTGTTGTAAGTTCTCCCACTCGAGTGCAGCGTGGGGCTCCAGACAGCTTGTAGCATTGGCTAAATTTAAAGACCCAAGTAGTGGATTCTTGGTGGGCGATAGCTGCATTCTTGAAGCTGAATTCAGAGTTCTTGGCTTAATCAATCCTCTAACTGGTATTATAATATGA